Proteins found in one Aethina tumida isolate Nest 87 chromosome 1, icAetTumi1.1, whole genome shotgun sequence genomic segment:
- the LOC109605260 gene encoding protein FAM214A: MHSSSFDTEESTKDGGEVLVSIAALVTEGRIPGKLDSKSKKFYEGPHCNRNKPNPEEHTCDLTDSLCKKFKTNKEIVLNFWNKNQPLCIEVALNCDCKEEKESSDTDILLEKWYFKTNGNRTPGSLFFNAQQLTSAIRSQLYFSQIAAWLTTQDESTPCKIDRSNLTYRLGKPREVITASSSQFSLPPVKHEFPLTDLGSGDTLSVTFLSLPRMSSVPNFKCAQCLPQENAYEIYDIVDDRMHTSCTLKGKHRCEDLEEFESGAIEQKVINHKRLCQITKKPGNQIPANSEPSTSSQQNKLRIDIEKANTYEPDNHKHEKRNISPEEEKKSKSAKLESDLCRRGGGGGGVEGCQICSNGAVQWTMVQKNDLNPKNKGQLLLEAIERSGRKNDGPGDCCSSSPDDGTVKKDKVEERLKGDESDQQISANDCSASVGDNAKCDMSASDIFSIKGAKYFNIYVDKHCDIPIPRGRSAKPRDVSNVHASRALGRKIQAKQKITFDDYDPVNDEENKQNDKAKELNAAVDIPSPLEQAKFRKNLDNAANMVFHSRTGLPLTSSPAPVRRGKTCFDFDSTINSVSAIKSALFSSSFSTDEESESDGSIVSPCSPELFQSESRQQTVAPIKYRRKGHAANLLGSFEESVLNGRLEPVSTVHGFRAELGASGSFVPKHLIVPVTVFFYTLGDNDKVSTPYLGHINLGKKGYNVPKSGTVQVTLFNPLGTVVKMFVIMYDLTDMPPNSQTFIRQRTLYMPTNCKDENLEWGPKWLRYLIHLRFMSSKSGKIYLHSDIRMIIFRKSDMDTATAHGIDMSYELRSFTHMPSNPRFSPRK; encoded by the exons ATGCATAGTTCAAGTTTCGATACAGAGGAAAGTACTAAAGATGGGGGCGAAGTTCTTGTAAGCATCGCCGCGCTTGTTACAGAAGGACGCATTCCGGGCAAACTCGACTCCAAATCGAAGAAATTCTACGAGGGACCCCATTGCAACCGCAACAAACCGAATCCCGAGGAACACACCTGCGACTTGACGGACTCATTG TGTAAGAAGTTTAAAACCAATAAGGAAATCGTTcttaatttttggaataaaaatcaaccACTTTGCATTGAAGTTGCTCTAAATTGTGATTGTAAAGAAGAAAAGGAATCATCTGATACGGACATTCTTTTAGAGAAGTGGTACTTTAAAACAAACGGAAATAG gaCACCCGGCTCGTTGTTCTTCAATGCCCAACAGCTGACCAGCGCGATCCGATCGCAGCTCTATTTCTCCCAAATCGCCGCTTGGCTTACCACCCAAGACGAATCCACTCCTTGCAAGATCGATCGCTCTAACCTGACCTACCGTCTTGGAAAGCCCAGAGAAGTAATCACCGCCTCATCGTCTCAGTTCTCGTTGCCGCCAGTCAAACATGAGTTCCCTCTAACGGACCTAGGATCCGGAGACACGTTGAGTGTCACGTTTTTGAGCTTGCCTAGGATGTCGTCGGTGCCTAACTTCAAATGCGCTCAGTGTTTGCCTCAGGAAAACGCGTACGAGATTTACGACATTGTTGATGACAGGATGCATACGTCGTGCACTTTGAAGGGCAAGCACAGATGCGAAGATCTAGAGGAGTTCGAGAGTGGAGCAATTGAGCAAAAAGTCATCAACCACAAGAG ATTGTGCCAGATTACAAAGAAGCCAGGTAACCAGATTCCGGCCAATTCAGAACCATCCACATCCAGCCAACAGAACAAGCTCAGAATCGACATCGAGAAAGCAAATACGTACGAACCGGATAACCACAAGCACGAGAAGAGGAATATCAGTCCAGAGGAGGAGAAGAAGTCGAAGAGCGCCAAATTGGAAAGCGATCTATGCAGAAGGGGCGGAGGCGGTGGAGGCGTTGAGGGCTGTCAAATATGTAGCAACGGGGCGGTGCAATGGACCATGGTACAAAAG AATGATCTCAATCCAAAAAACAAGGGTCAGCTGCTATTGGAGGCCATAGAGCGTAGTGGAAGAAAGAACGACGGTCCCGGGGACTGCTGCAGCTCCAGTCCCGACGACGGGACCGTCAAGAAGGACAAAGTGGAGGAGCGATTGAAGGGCGATGAATCTGACCAACAGATATCCGCCAATGATTGCAGTGCGAGTGTTGGTGATAATGCTAAATGTGATATGAGCGCAAgtgatatttttagtattaagggagcgaaatattttaacatatatgtAGACAAACATTGTGATATTCCTATTCCGAGGGGCAGATCGGCCAAGCCCAGAGACGTGTCGAACGTGCACGCTTCCCGAGCTTTGGGGCGTAAGATTCAGGCCAAGCAAAAGATCACATTCGATGACTACGACCCCGTCAACGACGAGGAGAACAAACAAAACGATAAAGCTAAGGAACTGAACGCGGCTGTCGATATTCCGTCGCCACTAGAACAGGCCAAATTCAGGAAGAATTTAGACAATGCGGCCAACATGGTGTTCCATTCCAGGACTGGGCTACCACTAACCAGCAGTCCGGCACCAGTGAGAAGGGGCAAGACCTGTTTTGATTTTGATTCCACCATCAATTCCGTTTCAGCAATAAAAAG TGCGTTGTTCTCGAGTAGTTTTTCAACGGATGAAGAGAGCGAGAGCGACGGTAGCATCGTTTCGCCATGCAGCCCGGAACTGTTCCAGAGCGAGAGCCGGCAACAGACGGTCGCACCCATCAAGTACCGTCGCAAGGGACACGCCGCTAACTTGTTAG GGAGTTTCGAGGAGTCTGTCCTGAATGGACGCCTAGAGCCAGTGTCGACCGTCCACGGATTCAGAGCGGAGCTGGGTGCAAGTGGTTCATTTGTACCCAAACATCTGATTGTACCCGTCACCGTATTTTTCTACACCCTCGGTGACAACGATAAAGTATCGACTCCATATCTT GGTCACATCAATTTGGGAAAGAAGGGATACAATGTGCCTAAATCCGGGACGGTACAAGTAACATTGTTCAACCCATTGGGAACCGTGGTGAAGATGTTCGTGATCATGTACGATCTCACTGATATGCCACCCAATTCCCAAACCTTCATTAGGCAACGCACATTGTATATGCCCACCAATTGCAAAGATGAAAACCTTGAATGGGGTCCCAAGTGGCTGAGATATCTCATACATTTAAG ATTTATGAGTTCGAAGTCCGGCAAAATCTATCTGCATAGTGACATCCGCATGATTATATTCCGCAAGAGCGACATGGATACGGCGACGGCACATGGCATCGACATGAGTTACGAACTTCGCAGCTTCACACATATGCCCAGCAATCCACGTTTCTCGCCCAGGAAGTAA
- the LOC109605271 gene encoding uncharacterized protein LOC109605271, producing the protein MWSRVAICAVLVVFSQFDLLNGEESSNFFLKASKSVPRIGRNKGTNADFEKFFLKASKSVPRIGRRNQIPFGNDQDDVEITDKMFKYPTWSEITDKYEYEPDMFNPSDMEKEFGDPSVFDWEKVRMKRRTPSGLANLS; encoded by the exons ATGTGGTCTCGCGTCGCTATCTGTGCTGTTCTGGTAGTCTTTTCACAGTTCGATCTGTTGAATGGCGAGGAGAGCAGTAACTTTTTCCTAAAAGCTTCGAAAAGTGTTCCACGGATTGGCAGGAACAAGGGTACCAATGCCGATTTTGAAAAGTTCTTCCTGAAAGCTTCCAAATCGGTACCGAGGATTGGCAGGAGAAACCAG attccATTTGGTAATGATCAGGATGATGTGGAAATTACggataaaatgttcaaat ATCCCACATGGTCTGAAATTACGGACAAGTATGAGTATGAACCAGACATGTTTAACCCGTCCGACATGGAAAAAGAATTCGGAGATCCTTCAGTTTTCGACTGGGAAAAAGTTCGCATGAAAAGGAGAACACCGTCAGGTTTAgctaatttatcataa